The Bacteroidia bacterium genome includes a region encoding these proteins:
- a CDS encoding carboxyl transferase domain-containing protein has product MKSKINPNSKSFQQNREEMLAFVEELEKHMEASRFQGKDKHIDRARNRGKLLARERLELVLDQDSPFLELLPLSGMKQKGGFGAGGTNISGIGLVQGKLCMVNSNVGTRKGGSVDYATVFKSLRLGQIARENRLPSINLVESGGANLPDQAKIFNYGGESFREITRRSKMGIPTISVVFGNATAGGAYVPGMSDYSIFQKKAAKVFLAGPPLVKMATNEVATDEELGGAEMHSRVSGVSDYLAEDEYDGIRIAREIMEWVNVANPHLIPEGPIEEPLYDTEEILGVIPSNPKTPFDARELIYRIVDGSKFSEFKPEYGSTMVTGWAKIHGYPIAILANNGVIFSESANKAAHFIQLSNKKNIPLLFLQNTTGYMVGKAYEEGGIIKNGAKLINAVSNSEVPSITLMIGSSYGAGNYGMNGRSYDPRFLFAYPNSKIGVMGSEQLAGVMEIVQRASAKSLGKEYDEKQGEMLKQMLIHEAESKASAWHSTSELWDDGILDPRQTRNYLGISLAVLYSQPIKGSDGFGVFRM; this is encoded by the coding sequence ATGAAGTCCAAAATAAATCCCAATAGCAAGAGTTTTCAACAGAATCGTGAAGAGATGCTTGCATTTGTCGAAGAGCTGGAGAAACATATGGAAGCCAGTCGATTCCAGGGCAAAGACAAGCATATTGACAGAGCTCGTAATCGAGGAAAATTGCTTGCACGTGAACGCCTTGAACTGGTACTGGATCAGGACAGCCCTTTTTTAGAGCTACTCCCCTTGAGCGGAATGAAGCAAAAAGGTGGTTTCGGAGCAGGTGGGACAAATATTTCCGGCATTGGGCTGGTACAGGGGAAACTTTGTATGGTCAATTCTAATGTAGGGACTCGTAAAGGAGGCTCAGTTGATTATGCTACCGTTTTCAAATCTTTACGTTTAGGGCAAATCGCAAGAGAAAATCGCTTACCTTCCATCAATTTGGTGGAAAGTGGTGGGGCTAACCTACCCGATCAGGCAAAGATCTTCAATTATGGAGGTGAAAGTTTCCGGGAGATTACCCGACGATCCAAAATGGGAATTCCTACCATTTCGGTGGTCTTTGGAAATGCGACTGCGGGTGGGGCTTATGTGCCTGGTATGTCAGATTATTCTATCTTCCAGAAAAAAGCGGCCAAAGTCTTTCTCGCAGGTCCGCCACTGGTAAAGATGGCGACCAATGAAGTAGCCACAGATGAAGAACTGGGCGGAGCAGAAATGCATAGCCGGGTATCGGGTGTTTCTGATTACCTGGCTGAGGATGAATACGACGGCATCCGCATTGCCCGCGAAATCATGGAATGGGTGAATGTTGCCAATCCTCATTTGATTCCGGAGGGACCCATTGAAGAGCCGCTCTATGACACCGAAGAAATCCTTGGAGTAATTCCCTCAAATCCCAAAACTCCTTTCGATGCCAGAGAGTTGATCTATCGAATTGTGGACGGATCAAAATTTTCGGAATTCAAACCAGAATACGGCAGTACCATGGTAACTGGCTGGGCAAAAATCCATGGCTATCCCATCGCCATACTCGCAAATAATGGAGTTATCTTCTCAGAGTCCGCCAATAAGGCTGCTCATTTTATCCAGCTTTCCAATAAAAAGAATATTCCTCTCCTTTTCCTCCAAAACACTACGGGTTATATGGTGGGAAAAGCCTATGAAGAAGGCGGCATCATAAAAAACGGAGCTAAACTCATCAATGCCGTTTCCAATAGTGAGGTTCCTTCCATTACCTTGATGATCGGTTCTTCTTATGGGGCAGGAAATTATGGGATGAATGGTCGCAGCTACGATCCTCGTTTCCTATTTGCCTATCCCAATTCTAAAATCGGAGTCATGGGCTCAGAACAGCTAGCCGGAGTGATGGAGATCGTTCAACGAGCTTCCGCAAAATCATTAGGAAAAGAATACGATGAAAAACAGGGTGAAATGCTCAAGCAAATGTTGATCCATGAAGCAGAATCCAAAGCATCTGCCTGGCATTCGACTTCCGAATTGTGGGACGATGGTATACTTGATCCTCGTCAAACGAGAAATTATCTGGGAATCAGCTTAGCGGTTTTATATAGCCAGCCCATCAAAGGTAGCGACGGCTTCGGTGTATTCAGAATGTAA
- a CDS encoding TetR/AcrR family transcriptional regulator, whose translation MTTRQKIIQEATSYFNKHGYSSTTLFELAKVLGMSRGNLAYHFKEKDLLLEAIADDMWQSLEQERNKSRQLPSFENLHNEIQLYYKYQKKYAFIFLDTHVLKHPLIKKRFRDLTSQTIKDNKATIAFSIKLGNMREEQIAGTYHNIAFITWMLTFFWLSQQIIRGEKSREDGEKMIWSILLPHFTEKGQQSFKAFFGEDYFNSLGEPFDIDIQSLISF comes from the coding sequence TTGACAACTCGCCAAAAAATTATACAGGAAGCCACCAGCTATTTCAATAAACATGGATATAGCTCCACGACTTTATTCGAATTGGCAAAGGTGCTGGGAATGAGTCGAGGCAACCTTGCCTACCATTTCAAAGAAAAAGATTTACTACTTGAAGCCATAGCCGACGATATGTGGCAATCTCTGGAGCAGGAGCGTAATAAGTCGCGCCAACTCCCCTCTTTTGAAAATCTCCATAATGAGATTCAACTTTACTATAAGTACCAAAAGAAGTATGCCTTCATCTTTCTGGATACCCATGTACTCAAACATCCTTTGATCAAAAAGCGCTTTCGGGACCTTACCTCCCAAACTATTAAAGACAACAAAGCCACTATCGCTTTTTCAATCAAATTGGGCAATATGCGAGAAGAACAAATCGCAGGTACCTATCATAACATTGCTTTTATTACCTGGATGTTGACCTTCTTTTGGCTTTCCCAACAAATCATTCGAGGTGAAAAAAGCAGAGAGGATGGAGAAAAAATGATTTGGAGTATACTCCTTCCCCATTTTACAGAAAAAGGCCAACAATCTTTCAAGGCATTCTTCGGAGAAGACTATTTCAATAGTCTCGGAGAGCCTTTCGATATAGATATTCAATCTTTAATCTCATTTTAA
- a CDS encoding T9SS type A sorting domain-containing protein, giving the protein MTVLTSLVYGICATFATTVGIALDPSDLSISLTSGPSLLVDNNKGCDEEPHAAYVSFEVCNNGSSDLSNVTARLEDFTNANFGLAAGQLADQTIGLLSAGDCKSIFWYIYYDCSSIGASSDLSIKLFEASGDTASLTETLTTVSTIDAGAGGTIIGTELLAGVGIGDTVEVEMEYSIGSTKAGNPVIIQPAGNLDFDADCYQLVSSIVEYSEVTEILVGDEDQLYYSSVSKHTGNSHTFRLKYRFVSNCVSSDSTHLRGYSAAVSGANMKRYNVGDEVFSSGPTLDLGWEDLEVQKQGLYAQISWKQTSNDPEDLLQIERSLDSRIFQNIYTAPYIEFKQKSENYLYRDKLSAYQVDQKIYYRLKHTNINGESSYSSILELQLSENSSDPLLYPNPANDYLTINLQGPDWQGGELRLCDIYGKVLLQSPLKEGESQLQLIPLQQLPSGKYFIQILHPEYPYFSSFVKK; this is encoded by the coding sequence ATGACAGTTCTTACGAGTCTGGTATATGGTATATGTGCGACATTCGCCACCACAGTGGGGATAGCTTTAGATCCTTCCGATCTGTCGATCAGCCTGACTTCAGGCCCAAGCTTGTTAGTAGACAATAACAAAGGTTGTGATGAAGAGCCTCATGCTGCCTATGTTTCCTTTGAAGTATGTAATAATGGTTCTTCCGATTTATCGAATGTAACAGCTCGCCTTGAGGATTTCACAAATGCAAATTTTGGACTGGCCGCAGGTCAGTTAGCAGACCAAACAATAGGATTACTTTCAGCAGGGGATTGTAAGTCCATTTTCTGGTATATCTATTATGACTGTTCAAGCATAGGAGCAAGTTCAGACCTTAGCATCAAGTTGTTCGAAGCAAGTGGCGATACGGCAAGTCTTACAGAGACCCTAACTACCGTTTCTACTATAGATGCTGGGGCTGGCGGCACCATAATTGGAACAGAGCTCCTGGCGGGAGTGGGTATTGGAGATACGGTAGAAGTAGAAATGGAATATTCTATAGGTAGCACAAAAGCTGGTAACCCGGTAATTATTCAGCCGGCAGGTAACCTGGATTTTGATGCAGATTGTTATCAACTAGTCAGTAGCATTGTAGAATATTCAGAAGTAACTGAAATCCTGGTCGGGGATGAGGATCAACTCTATTACAGCAGCGTAAGTAAACACACAGGAAATTCGCACACTTTCCGGCTTAAATACAGATTTGTTTCCAACTGTGTAAGCTCCGACTCCACCCATTTACGGGGATATTCAGCTGCTGTTAGTGGAGCAAATATGAAACGCTACAATGTGGGAGATGAAGTTTTCAGCAGTGGGCCTACCCTGGATTTGGGATGGGAAGACCTGGAAGTTCAAAAACAAGGTCTATATGCTCAGATCAGTTGGAAACAAACAAGCAATGATCCGGAAGATCTTCTACAAATCGAACGTTCGTTGGATTCGCGCATCTTTCAAAATATTTACACTGCTCCTTATATTGAATTCAAACAGAAATCCGAGAATTATCTGTATAGAGATAAACTATCTGCATATCAAGTCGATCAAAAAATTTATTACCGGCTCAAGCATACCAATATCAATGGTGAAAGCAGTTATAGCTCAATTCTCGAACTACAGCTCTCTGAAAATTCTAGCGATCCTCTCCTCTACCCCAATCCAGCAAATGATTATCTGACAATCAATTTACAGGGTCCCGATTGGCAAGGAGGAGAACTCAGGCTTTGTGATATATATGGGAAAGTCCTTTTGCAAAGCCCATTAAAAGAAGGAGAATCCCAACTGCAACTGATTCCGCTCCAACAACTCCCCTCAGGAAAATATTTTATCCAAATCCTTCATCCTGAGTATCCATACTTTTCCTCTTTTGTGAAAAAGTGA
- a CDS encoding RNA polymerase sigma-70 factor — MSQQLSQNSFDKQQFEVLFKSHFTHLCNFARQFVFDEEVAQDIVQKVFISLWEKREEIDPTLSIKSYLFTAVRNKCLNHIRDEKKYRSQVLDLDHADFEIAVEEDHFGEEELKQKIEAALASLPPKCRQVFEMSRFQQMKYKEIAEELELSQKTVEAHMSKAMKILREVLGPYFWLLVLMIRNV; from the coding sequence ATGTCTCAGCAATTATCACAGAACTCCTTTGACAAACAGCAATTTGAAGTCCTCTTCAAATCGCACTTTACCCATCTCTGCAATTTTGCACGCCAATTTGTCTTCGATGAGGAAGTCGCTCAGGACATCGTACAAAAGGTCTTCATCTCCCTTTGGGAAAAACGAGAAGAAATCGATCCCACACTTTCTATCAAATCCTACCTATTTACTGCAGTCCGAAACAAATGCCTGAATCACATCCGGGACGAGAAGAAATATCGATCTCAGGTCCTCGATCTGGATCATGCGGATTTTGAGATTGCTGTTGAGGAGGATCATTTTGGAGAAGAGGAACTCAAACAGAAAATCGAAGCTGCCCTCGCAAGCCTTCCGCCTAAATGTAGGCAGGTTTTTGAGATGAGCAGATTTCAACAAATGAAGTACAAGGAAATTGCCGAGGAACTTGAGCTTTCGCAGAAAACTGTGGAAGCCCATATGAGCAAAGCCATGAAAATTTTACGGGAAGTATTGGGCCCCTATTTCTGGCTCTTAGTGCTCATGATAAGAAATGTGTAA
- a CDS encoding FecR domain-containing protein, whose product MEKQDIHTHHSELISRYLSGNASDAEVQELEAWVLADPQNQEVFKNFKKAWILSGMKENPVSVDVNKNWEQLLGQIEPQAKVLEMKKPFYTQRWLGVAAAVLVLMILSIFLWRNILSSEPYYAQTFDEIEEVQLEDGSTVTLNQRSFLSFANEEKGNIRKVGLKGDAFFDVARDTARPFIIETQNVEIEVLGTSFYVDAREELGEIQVIVESGRVAVRSGGKEEILTANEKAVFTKSNGALDKQENDDANYLSIKDQQLSFEESPLEEVIFALQRQYHEEMEIVNPELMDCPLTANFSKKALRDILDVIEESLGVQAKRERGKIIFKGTCNK is encoded by the coding sequence ATGGAAAAACAGGACATACATACACATCATTCCGAACTCATAAGTCGCTATTTGAGTGGGAATGCCAGTGATGCAGAAGTGCAGGAACTGGAGGCATGGGTATTGGCTGATCCGCAGAACCAGGAAGTTTTTAAAAACTTCAAAAAAGCCTGGATCTTATCCGGAATGAAGGAAAATCCTGTTTCTGTGGACGTGAATAAGAATTGGGAACAGCTACTCGGACAGATTGAACCTCAGGCGAAAGTGCTGGAGATGAAGAAGCCCTTCTATACTCAGAGATGGCTGGGAGTTGCTGCAGCGGTATTAGTGCTTATGATTCTCTCGATTTTCTTATGGAGAAATATCTTGAGTTCTGAACCATATTATGCGCAGACCTTTGATGAGATTGAGGAAGTACAGCTCGAAGATGGAAGTACCGTTACGCTTAATCAACGATCCTTCTTGAGTTTCGCGAATGAGGAGAAAGGAAATATCCGCAAAGTGGGATTGAAAGGCGACGCATTTTTTGATGTGGCCCGAGACACTGCTCGTCCTTTTATCATAGAAACTCAAAATGTAGAGATTGAAGTATTGGGAACTTCCTTTTATGTAGACGCTCGGGAGGAATTGGGCGAAATTCAGGTCATCGTCGAATCGGGTAGGGTAGCGGTGAGAAGTGGTGGCAAGGAAGAGATTTTGACTGCCAATGAGAAAGCTGTTTTTACCAAATCTAATGGTGCTTTGGACAAACAGGAAAATGATGATGCCAATTATCTCTCCATCAAAGATCAACAACTTTCTTTTGAGGAAAGCCCGCTTGAAGAAGTCATTTTTGCCCTGCAGCGCCAATACCATGAAGAGATGGAAATAGTAAATCCTGAATTGATGGACTGTCCTTTAACGGCAAACTTTTCAAAGAAAGCGCTTCGAGATATTCTGGATGTTATAGAAGAATCTCTGGGAGTTCAGGCTAAAAGAGAGCGGGGAAAGATCATTTTCAAAGGAACATGCAATAAATAG